A single window of Gossypium hirsutum isolate 1008001.06 chromosome A10, Gossypium_hirsutum_v2.1, whole genome shotgun sequence DNA harbors:
- the LOC107896439 gene encoding E3 ubiquitin-protein ligase SINAT2 — protein MAPGGGSCKEVIESRVTFSDYDMATSSADLRGSPLRKTATALSGNLGSTSMNDVHELLECPVCVNLMYPPIYQCPNGHTVCSTCKTRVHNCCPTCRNELGNIRCLALEKVAESLELPCSYQILGCHDIFPYYSKLKHEKNCRYRPYSCPYAGAECSVTGDIPFLVMHLKNDHRVDMHDGCTFNHRYVKSNPHEVENATWMLTVFNCFGRQFCLHFEAFHIGMAPVYMAFLRFMGDEDEARQFSYSLEVGGSGRKFMWQGVPRSIRDSHRKVRDSQDGLIIQRNLALYFSGGDRQELKLKVAGRIWKEQ, from the exons AGAGGTTCCCCTTTAAGAAAAACAGCAACTGCTTTAAGTGGAAATCTGGGATCGACATCAATGAACGATGTCCACGAACTACTGGAGTGTCCCGTTTGCGTAAATTTGATGTATCCTCCAATTTACCAG TGTCCCAATGGCCACACTGTATGTTCAACTTGCAAGACTAGAGTTCACAACTGTTGCCCGACTTGTCGCAATGAACTCGGAAATATAAGGTGTTTGGCTCTAGAGAAGGTAGCCGAGTCGCTGGAACTTCCTTGCAGTTACCAGATTCTGGGTTGTCATGATATTTTTCCATACTACAGCAAGCTCAAGCACGAAAAAAACTGCAGGTATCGCCCGTATAGTTGCCCATATGCCGGAGCTGAATGCTCTGTCACTGGTGATATTCCATTTCTTGTCATGCATCTCAAGAATGATCACAGGGTAGACATGCATGACGGGTGCACTTTCAACCACCGATACGTCAAATCCAATCCCCACGAAGTGGAAAATGCCACGTGGATGTTAACT GTTTTCAATTGTTTCGGACGACAGTTTTGCTTGCACTTTGAGGCATTTCACATAGGAATGGCACCAGTTTACATGGCCTTTCTGCGGTTCATGGGTGACGAAGACGAGGCAAGACAATTTAGTTATAGTCTGGAAGTTGGGGGCAGCGGCAGGAAGTTTATGTGGCAAGGGGTGCCTAGAAGCATCCGTGATAGTCACCGGAAAGTTCGAGATAGTCAAGATGGACTTATCATTCAACGGAACCTGGCACTCTACTTCTCAGGTGGTGATAGACAGGAACTGAAGCTGAAAGTGGCTGGCCGTATTTGGAAAGAACAATGA